The Mesorhizobium loti genome includes a region encoding these proteins:
- a CDS encoding DUF1488 domain-containing protein, translating into MSLTFPNRSRSYDEAGKRIRFVGHDGMFQISFSVAADAMAKMRPGTAADEAGYLQTFDTESSAIREVASKAYDRTHKSMYVLTAADFG; encoded by the coding sequence ATGAGCCTCACCTTCCCCAACCGCAGCCGCAGCTATGACGAAGCCGGCAAGCGCATCCGTTTCGTCGGCCATGACGGCATGTTCCAGATCTCCTTCTCGGTCGCTGCCGACGCCATGGCCAAGATGCGGCCGGGAACCGCGGCCGATGAGGCCGGTTACCTCCAGACATTCGACACCGAGAGCAGCGCCATCCGCGAGGTGGCGTCGAAGGCCTACGACCGCACCCACAAGAGCATGTATGTGCTGACGGCAGCCGACTTCGGCTGA
- a CDS encoding co-chaperone GroES: MKFRPLHDRVVIRRAEGDIKSKGGIIIPDNAKEKPQEGEVIAVGPGARDENGALIALDVKAGDFILFGKWSGTEVKIDGEDLLIMKEADIMGVIDKTGVEKTVPAKKAA; the protein is encoded by the coding sequence ATGAAATTTCGGCCACTCCACGACCGCGTCGTCATTCGTCGCGCTGAAGGCGATATCAAATCCAAGGGCGGCATCATCATCCCCGACAATGCCAAGGAAAAGCCGCAGGAAGGCGAAGTCATCGCCGTCGGCCCGGGTGCACGCGACGAAAACGGCGCGCTGATTGCACTCGACGTCAAGGCCGGCGACTTCATCCTGTTCGGCAAATGGTCGGGCACCGAGGTCAAGATCGACGGCGAGGACCTTCTGATCATGAAGGAAGCCGACATCATGGGCGTTATCGACAAAACGGGCGTCGAGAAGACCGTGCCTGCCAAGAAGGCCGCCTGA